Within the Balnearium lithotrophicum genome, the region TAAAGGAATACATTCCTGAAGCCAAACTTCAGAGGTTAAAGAGAACAATAAAGATTTGGTATGAAAGGCTCTTTTCCGGAAGGTACGACTCTGAGTATCTTCTGTATCTCTTGAGAATTGCGAAGGTTCATGTTGAGGAAGGTATTCCTCCTCACTACATAATCGTTGCAATGAACTTCGTTAGTCGTTTCTGTAGCCGCCGCATAGCAAACTTTTTCTCCGAAAAGGCAAAGGTCTTCTTTGAGGACTACAGGAGAGAGCAGGAGAAGGTCTGTGACCCTTCAAAGGCTGAGATTGTAGAGGGATTTATTCTTGAGGAAGTCTTTGAGAGGATGGAGGACCTAAACAGGTCCTTGAGGAAGATTCTTGCCTTAAACGAGGACGTTTTAGTCTCCTACTACGTTGATGCAGAGCTCCGAACCTTCTTTGAGGCCGGAAAAGTAGAGAGGGCTGCAATTAAGTTCAGCAAGAAGTTTGCAGTTTTTATGGATATAGCAATTCTTATAGGTTTAATGTTCCTTGCAGTTTTCGTTATCGCGCTCTTTGGAATGGATATCTACCACTTCTTCCACGGAGACCTTGCTCACAGCTTAATTGCTGCAATGGGCGACCTCCTTATCCTCTGGACCGTTTTGGAGCTCCTCAACAGCGAGATAAAGTTCATGTTGGGTGGGGAACTTGCCGTTTCTGCATTTGTCAGCGTTGCACTGGCGGCAACAATAAGGGAAGCCCTTGTTGTTTCGTTGGAGCACGGTAAACCTATAGAGTTCAAACTGGGAATTGGAGCCTTAATTCTCATCTTGGGTATTGTTTACGGGATAGTTAAGTGGTTTGAAATAAAGAGAAAAAAGAAGTTGGGAGAGTAGGAAATGGTAAAGCTTGCCGTTGCAGGTGCTAAGGGTAGGATGGGTTCATTAATAGCAAATTTAGCCCTTCAGGAGAGTGATTTTAAGCTTGTAGGGGTTACGGAAAAACCCGACTCTGAGTTCATAGGGAGCGAATTTTCAAGAGGGGTTAAATTCTACAGTTCTTTAAGGGAGTTTGAGGAAAGGCCGGATGTTCTCATTGACTTTACTACTCCTAATGCGACCTTAAAAAACATTGAAGATGCAAAAACTTTGGGGGTTTCCCTTGTAATAGGAACTACGGGATTTTCTGAAGAGGAAAAAAGGATAATAGAGGAAGCCTCCAAGGTTATTCCGATAGTTTTCTCTCCCAACATGAGTTTAGGGGTAAACATTTTATTTAAGATAGTTGGAGAAGTTACAAGAGCTTTAAAGGATAAGGGTTACGACGTAGAGATTTTTGAAATTCACCACAGGTTCAAAAAGGATGCCCCTTCTGGAACTGCAGTGAGGCTGGCAGAGATAGTTGCAGAAAATTTAGGTAAAAATTTGGAGGATGTAGCCGTTTATGGAAGGAAAGGACTCGTAGGGGAGAGAAAGCCCGATGAGATTGGAATTCTCTCCTCAAGAATGGGGGACGTTGTGGGAGACCATACAGTATTCTTTGGAACGTTGGGAGAGAGATTAGAGCTCACCCACAGGGCAACGAGCAGGGAGACCTTTGCTAGGGGAGCTCTAATTGCCGCTAAGTGGGTCTTTGATAAGAAACCCGGACTCTACACAATGTTTGACGTTTTGGAGATTTGATGAAAGAAGCCTTAAAAGAAGAGATTGGAGTTTGTAAGGAAAATTTAAAAGCTGTTATCTATTTATTTGTTCTTGATTTAACGGCAACAGTTACAAGGGCTGTAAAAGTTGACGTTTTTGATGTTTGGGTTCTCGGAGGAATATTAGGTCTTTTAGCAATCTCACTCGTTTATATTCTTAATCTGGAGAAAGATTTTAAGATTATTAAAGCTATTGAAAGAGGCAGAAAATGGTTGAAATTCTTTTTGTTTTATTCTTAATGTCGATAGTTCTTGGGCTGTTTCTCTATATGCTTAAAACAAGTCCTACTAAATGACAAAAATTTTTTTGAGGAGAAAATGTATGTTTGAGGTAATTCCTGCAGTTGATATAAAAGGTGGAAAGTGTGTGAGGCTCTATCAGGGAAGGGCAGATAGGGAGAAGGTCTACTTTGAAAACCCCGTTGAGGTTGCAAAAAGGTGGGAAAATTTAGGAGCTCGTAGAGTCCACGTAGTTGACCTCGACGGTGCATTTGAGGGCATTCCTAAGAACCTGCCAATAGTTAGAGAAATAGTAGAGGAGCTCTCCATTCCCGTTCAGTTTGGAGGAGGGGTAAGGACTTTAAAAGCCCTTGAGGAGCTGTTTAAAGCCGGAGTTGACAGAGTGGTTGTTGGAACGGTTGCCGTTGAAAATCCAGAGCTCTTTAAAGAAATGGTTAAAGAGTTCCCAAACAAAGTTGTTGTTGGGATAGATGCAAAGAACGGTATTGCAACGACAAAGGGCTGGGTAGAGCTTTCCGGAATTCCTGCAGTTGAACTTGCAAAAAGGGTTGATGATGAAAACATTTGGGGATTTGTGTATACCGACATATCAAGGGACGGAACTCTAACGAGTCCAAACTTTGAGGAAGTAGAGAAGTTTGCATCGTCGGTTACTCACCCAGTTATAGCATCGGGCGGAGTTTCAAAATTAGAGGATTTAGTTAAACTTTCCAAAATTAAAAATGTTTTTGGTGCAATTGTTGGAAGGGCTCTCTACGAGGGAACTGTTGACCTAAAGGAAGCCCTTGAGGTTTTAAGTGGAGCTTAACCTCGATAGAGCTCTAAAGGAGATAGAAAACAACAAGTACTTTAAAGTATTAGAAAGGGAAAACTTAACGAAGGTATCCTATAGGTACAATGCCCCTTTTGTCTTTGATTCTCCTTTAAAGAGAGAACTGAGGGGAATTACTTTTGATAGGAAAACGGGAAGTGTAGTTTCCCGTCCTTTCCATAAATTTTTCAATTTAAACGAGGTTGAAGAGACAAAGGAAGAGAGATTAAGGGGAGAGTATATTTTTAGAGAAAAACTTGATGGAACGATGCTCCATCCTGTTTTAATAAACAACAAAGTAAAGCTTTTAACCCAAAAGGGTTTCTCCAATCCTTACACCGAAAAGGGAGAGGAACTTTTAAAAAAGAACGATAACTTACTGAACTTTACTAAGGAGCTACTAAACAAAGGATTTACTCCGATTTTTGAGCTTATCTCTCCCGAGTTTCAACTTGTAATTCCGTACGATAAGGATGAGCTTTTCCTAACAGAAATTAGAGAAAACAAATCAGGTAGATACTATCTCGAAGAGTGGGAAAATGAAATTAAAGAGAGAGGAATAAAGATTCCTCGTAAATTTTACGGGAGACTTAAGGATTTACTTAAGCTAATTGAGAATAGAGAAAGTATAGAGGGATTTGTTTTAAAGGATTTCTCTAAGAAAGAGCCTTTTCCCCTTTTTGTTAAGGTCAAATCTCCTTGGTACGTAGAGCATCACTACGCTTTTACGTACCTTAATAACATTCCAGACCATAAATTTTTTAACATATTCCTTCAGGGAAGAGTTGACGACATTTTCTCAAGAGTAACTAATGAAAATTTAGTAAGAGAAAAGGAAGAAAGGTTAAAAAAACTAACAAACCTTTACACTGATTTACTGAGTTTGGTAGAAAAATTATCTGAGGTTTATGGTTCTTCTAAATTTGACGAGGTATTTGAAAGAGAAGTTAAGAAGCTGAGGAAAAAATATGGAAGGGATTTTAGTAAGTTAAAAATTCAAGAAAATTATCTAAAGGAAGCTGTCAGAATAGCAAAGACCGGCGGGAAGTACGAGTCCTATTTAGGAACGAAGTTCTACACAATGTTGAAAACAAAAGAAATAGAATTGTTAAAATAGTTTGGTATAAAAATAGAAAGAGGTTAACTATGAGGTTTAAAGTTTCCGTTCCAGCCTCCACAAGTAACTTAGGACCTGGGTTTGATGCATTAGGACTTGCCTTGAGCCTTTACAATGAATTTCTGTTTGAGCCGTCAGACTTTTACTCTGTAGAGATTGAGGGAGAGGGAAAGGAGGAGCTCCCCAAGGATGAAAGCAACCTCTTCTTAAAAACTTACAGAAGTACAATGGAGTACTTAGGTCTAAACCAACCCATAAAGGTTAAACTTATAAACAGAATTCCCTTAGGAAGAGGACTTGGAAGTTCTGCAACGGCAATTGTAGGGGGAATACTTGCCGCTGAGAGAATTTCCGGAAAGAAACTCTCCCTTCCAGAGGTCATTGATATTGCCTTTAAGTTTGAACCACACCCTGACAACGTTCTACCTGCATACACCGGTGGATTTGTTGTAGCCGCAACGAACGGAGACCTCCACTACATAAAACTTGACTGGCCTGACGATTTGAAGGTTGTAATTGTTGTTCCTGAACTCTTCCTCTCCACAGAGGATTCCCGCTCTGTTCTTCCAGAGAGCTATCCTAAGAAGGACGTTATTTTTAACATCCAAAGGGTTGCTCTACTTTTAGGAGCCCTCCAAAAGAGGGACTACGGGCTTTTAAAGGAGGCAGTTAAGGATAGAATCCACCAACCTTACAGGTGTGACCTCATTCCTTCCTTCTGGGAGGTTGTTTCAGAAGGGTACAAAGCCGGAGCTTATGCAGTTTACCTGTCCGGCGCCGGAAGCTGTATTGGAGCTCTCGCAGACGGTAACTTTGACGAGATAGGAAGGGCGATGTGTAACGTTTTTGACGCTCTCGGAATAGAATCGAGGTACCTCGTTTTAGATGTTGACAGAGACGGGGCAAAGATAGAGGAGCTCTAACCTATTCTTTCAACTGCCCTTAGTTTTGCACTCCTTGAGGCCGGATTTTCCCTTACCTCCTCCTCCGTTGGCTGGACCGGCTTCTTCGTAACTACCTTAAAGTTCTCCAAGTTCTTCAGTATATTTTTAACGAGCCTGTCCTCCAAGGAGTGAAACGTGATTACAACTATTCTCCCACCAGTTTTTACAAACTCTGCTGCCTCAGGAATTCCCCTCTCAATTTCCTCAAACTCCCTGTTTACGTAAATCCTTATTGCCTGAAAAGTCTTTACTGCAGGGTGCTTTTTCCTTCCTGCCCAGAGCTTTTTAGGAATAACAGATTCAACAATCTCTGCAAGCTCCTTTGTTGTTTCTATCTCCTTCTTCTTTCTCCTCCTCACAATCTCCCTTGCAATCTTCCTTGCAAACCTCTCCTCTCCGTACTTGAAAATTATCTCTGAGAGTTCCCTCTCTGAAAGCTTATTCACAACGTCCTTTGCCGTTAGCTTCTGTCTTCTGTCCATCCTCATATCCAAGGGCTGTTCCTTCCAAACTGTAAATCCCCTCTCTCCCCTTAGGTGAAAGTGTGAAACTCCCAGGTCGAAGAGAATGCCATCAACTCTATCTATTCCCTCCTCTTCTAACACCTTTCCAATTTGAGAAAAGTTTGCATGGTATATTGAAACTCTATCTCCAAACGATTCCAACCTCTTTAGAGCTCTCTCAATTGCCTCCTCATCCCTGTCAATTCCAATAACCCTGTTTTTAGGATTTGCCCTTAAAATTGCCTCTGTATGCCCTCCTCCTCCCAACGTGGCATCAACAAAAATTCCTCCTTTATCGGCCTTTAGGTAACCTAAGGACTCTTTCAGCAAAACTGGTGGATGGTAAATCTCTCCCTTCATTTTATCCTCTAAGTATGGTTAATTGATAAAATTAAATTTATTAATAAACTTATAGTAGGAGCTAATTATGAATAGAAGAGATATTTTAAAACTCCTTTTTGGTTCACTATTTTCATTCGTCGTTCCTGTTTATTCGGAAGCAGAAATAGTTAAAGAGGATAAGTTTGTTACGTTCTGCAACCTTGCCATATCCCACGAATACGGAGCTATTTGTCAGTATATAAACCACAGTGGCATAATTCAAGATAAAAGTGTGAAAAAAATTCTTGAGATGAATATGATGGATGAGATTCTACACGCAAGAAGTTTAACTGAAATACTCGTTAAAGAGGGAGCTACTCCAACTGTAGCAATTTGGCCCCCACAGACGGGACTTCAATTTGAAAAATTGATAGAGGAAGACATTAATGGAGAAAATCAGGCCATAAAGCTTTATTCAACGATTTTAGATTTAAAGGAGTCCTCAAAGTGGAGGGATTCCATTTACTCGTTTTTAAAGAGAGAAGAGCTCCACCGTTCTCGCCTCGTGGGGATTTTGAATGCTAAAAAGACTAATAAGTAGTACTTATGGAAAATTGCTCATCACATCTGCTTTCCTATTTCTTGGTGCACTAATTCTTGTCTATTTTGGTATAAAAAACTACTTAAGTGAGGGGTTAGAAAAGAAGTTTAAAGAGAGATGTCAACTTGAAACGAAGCTTCTTGCTTCTTATTCATGGGAATTGATAAAAAACTATGAATATACTCAACTCTATAAAGTTTTAGAGGATACTGTTAGACAGGATAGAAATTTATCCTGTTTAGGAATTTATGAGTACGGATTTCCTTTAGTTTCAGTTGGAAACTGCAAGAATAAAGAGATTTGTAAAAATTCCCTTTTGAATGAGCCATGTTACTATAAGGTTACCTATGAATTTAACACAACTCCCGTTCTGGAGTTTTCAGCTTACTTTAGCACCCAAGAGATTATAAATTTAATTGCAGAAATAAGAAAGTTTGTGATTGTTCTCTTTTTAGCTGTATTTTCATCAATGTTATCAATATTGTTTTACGTTTACTTCAAAATAAACAAAAGAGTATCAGAAATCGTTACTGCGATTAAAGGATGGAATGAAGGAAAACTTAAAACTTTAAAGCAAAAAAGTTGGCTTGAATCAGGTAATGAATTTGCTGATATTATCAAGTCCGTTCTTGAAATGTATAGTAACTTGGAAAAAGGAAGGGAGATAGATAATAAGCTTCTCCTATTTTCTAAAGAACTTTTAAACTCCATTGTAGATTCGGATAATCTGGATGAATTCTTAGGTAGAACTTATGCCACGCTAAAAAAGTTCTTTAATATAGATGCTGTCTTAGAATATTTATCCGAAGAAAGAAAAGTTAAAATCGAAATAAGAGATTCTGCAGATGTTCCAGAAAATATTCTAAAAACCATTTTAAACATGGTTCATCAAGGAATTTCTGTATTAGAAAAGAAGAAGGAACTTGAAGACCTTCTGATGGGGGCAGTTAGAGCTCTTGCCAATGCAGTTGATGCAATGTCTCCGTGGACGAGAGGACACAGTGAAAGGGTTGCGGAAATTTCAGTTATTTTAGGAAGAAAACTGGGACTTGATAAAAAGGATTTGAGATTGTTGGAGATTGGAGCTCTACTCCACGACATTGGAAAGTTAGGAGTTCCTCAAAGCATAATAGATAAGCCAGGAAAGTTGACAGAGGAGGAATTTGAAATAGTAAAGAAACATCCTGAAATAGGATATAAAATACTTGAACCTATACAAGAGCTCTCAGATGTCTTACCAATTGTTCTCTATCACCATGAAAGGTGCAACGGCTCCGGATATCCTAAAGGATTAAAGTGTAATGAAATCCCCCTTTTAGCAAAGATTGTTGCAGTTGCCGATGTTGTTGAAGCAATGACTGCTGAAAGACCTTACAAAAAATCCCATTCTCTCGACTATGTGATAAACTACATTTTGGAAAACTCAGGTGAGGATAAACTGTTCGATGAAAGGGTTGTTAGAGCTCTCTGCGAGTCGAAAGAAGAGATAAGAAAAATACTAAGTGAACCTACTGAACAATAATGGTGCAGTTTTAAATCCCTACTGTTCAACTCCAGCTATTTCTAAGAAACTTTTCTTTAAGTTTCCCTTTTTGTTTTAAATCCTTTGTTTTAAGACCTCTATTTAAAACCCCACTTTTTGGCACGTTCTTTGCTAAATAAGTATCCAAAAATGGTTTAAAGGAGGTTGGAATGAAAAAGATAGAGGCAATCATCAAGCCGTTTAAGCTTGATGAGGTAAAGGAGGCCTTAACAGAAATTGGAATCTCTGGAATGACCGTTTCGGAAGTGAAGGGATTTGGAAGACAAAAGGGACACACAGAACTCTACAGGGGAGCTGAGTACGTTATTGACCTAATCCCGAAGATAAAGCTGGAAATTGTAGTATCGGAGAACTTGGTTGAAAAGGCTTTAGACGTGATTGTTAACTCGGCAAGGACCGGGAAAATCGGGGACGGGAAGATTTTCGTAATTCCCGTTGAAGATGCAGTGAGAATAAGGACGGGAGAAAGAGGGGATGAAGCTCTTTAAAAATACTTTCAGGGAGGTTTTGATGAGAAAGTTACTGGGAGCTCTGCCGTTAGCCCTAATGCCAGCAGCAGCGTTTGCAGGTAAAGCTCCAAAGCTGGACAGTGGAGATACTGCTTGGATGCTGGTTTCAACAGCCCTTGTAATGCTAATGACACCGGCAGGTCTTGCACTCTTTTACGGAGGAATGTCGAGGAGCAAGAACATACTAAACACCATAGGAATGAGTTTTCTTGCCTACTGTGTAGCAACTGTCGTTTGGGTTCTCTGGGGATACACGTTGGCCTTTGGACCAGACGTTGGAGGATTCATAGGAGGATTACAGAAAATATTCATGCACGGCATAGGAACAGACACTCTAAGCGGAAAGATTCCGGAGTTTGTCTTTGCAGCATTTCAGGGAACGTTCGCAGCAATAACTGTTGCCCTTGCAAGTGGTGCTGTAATTGAGAGAATGAAGTTTTCAACCTGGTTAATCTTTTCACTCATTTGGGTTACGGTGGTTTACGCTCCAATAGCCCACTGGGTTTGGGGTGGTGGATTCTTAGGAAATGATGGAGCCCTAGACTTTGCCGGTGGAACTGTTGTTCACATAAATGCAGGTATTGCAGGATTGGTTCTTGCTTTACTTCTTGGAAAGAGGAAAGGCTACGGGAAAACGGCATTTTTTCCATCTTCTGTCGTTCTGACCGTTTTAGGCGCAGCGCTACTTTGGTTCGGATGGTTCGGATTTAATGCAGGTTCCGAGCTTGCTGCAGACGGGGTTGCCGGTTCTGCATTCTTAGTAACAAACGTTGCCGCATCAATGGCAGCAATTTCGTGGATGGTTACAGAGTGGATTTTTGCAAGGAAACCCACCCTACTTGGTGCTGCATCCGGTGCAGTTGCAGGATTAGTTGCAATTACTCCTGCCGCAGGTTTTGTTGATGTCTTTGGAGCACTCGTAATAGGACTCGTTGCAGGAATTTTGGGATGGTTCGGAGTTTTTGTTTTAAAGAAGAAGTTGGGATACGACGACTCTCTTGATGCCTTTGGAGTTCACGGTTTAAACGGAATATGGGGAGCTATTGCAACTGGAATCTTTGCAGTTAAGGCTATAGGTGGAACTCCCGGTGTCCTCGAAGGGAATCTTCCTCAGCTCTGGATTCAGCTAAAAGCAGTTATCGTAACAATAGTCTACTCCAGTGTAATGACTGTAGTTGTCTACTTTGTTTCATCAATCCTTACAGGTGGTGCAAGAGTTCCTGAAGAATACGAAGTTGAAGGGCTTGACTCTGCAATCCACGGAGAAAAGGGCTTTAAGCTGTAAAAATTGGGAGGGGGAGACCCTCCTATTTAAAAACAGAAGAGGAAAAGGAGAAAAAACGATGAAGCGCGCACTTATAATTCTAACATTAGTACTTTCTACGGTACCGGCAGTTTCAAAGGCAGGAGAGATTAAGGTAAACCTGCCAGAAGTAAAGTTGAGCGGTGGAATTTCTACAACAGGCTTCAACGAGTCAAGGGCAGAGAGTTATGGGAGCTCCACAAACAACATAAAGTTGACAGATGCTGTTTTAGAGCTCTCAGGAGGAGATAAGTTTGGAGGTTTTGACATTGCCTTAGGTTCAATTTTAGAACCTACAGTTTTAGGCAGTGTAAACAACGACAACGTTGCCATTGTAGGAGACCACTATGGAATTCTATGGGGATACGTCTCTGCCCTACCCTTAAAGGGACTTGAGATTGATGCCGGTGTTTTAACGACAAACGTAGGTTACGAGCTTGCTGCAACCTATCTAAATCCAAACATTACGTACGGTTTAGTGTGGAACTCCCAGCCCTTTATCTACAAAGGTGCAAGAGCTACATACAATCTCACAGACAACATTCAGGTATACGCCGAGTACGATAGGGGAGACGAGTTAAACGGAAATAGTAAGGACCATGCCTTTGCAGTGGGAAGTATTGGAACGGTTAAGGATGTTAGCTATAAGTTAACCTATTTCGACTATGAAAACTATAAAAACCTCATAGACTTCACTTTAGGCTATAAGATTAAGAACGTTCAACTTGCACTAAATGGAGACTACCAGTGGCTTGACGAGGACAGTAGTAAGAAAGGTTATGGAGTTGTGCTCTATATTATTCCCGAATTCAGAAAAATCTCTATTCCCTTAAGAGCCGAGTATGTAAAGGACAAGGACAATTCGGGAATCTACGGGTTTAACAACAAAGGAACCTATTCCCTTACAATTACTCCAACCTACAAACTCTCCGACGACACAACGGTTAGAGCTGAATACTCCTACGTTAAGAGTAATGACGATAATGCCTTTAACGGCTCAGACCACAAAGGTATAGCTTCTGTTCAACTCTCTTTCACCTTTTAGGACACCTCCCTCTTCTTCTCTCCCCCCTTTCTTAGGAAGGGGGGACACATTTAAAGAATAAGGGGTTTTGCTAAAATCTCACTTATGGAACAGTTAACAAAAAAATATCCTTGGGTAAAAAGAAAAAAGGCCTACTGGGTCTGGCTTCATACTGTTGCTCGTCTTTTAGGTTTTTTATGCAGACTAAGAGTTATCGGTAGGGAGAACATTCCGGACAGAGGACCAGTTCTTCTAATGGCAAACCACAGAAGCTACCTTGACCCACCACTTGTTGCGTATGCAGTGATGAAGAGACCTGTTTTCTTTATGGCAAAATCGGAACTCTTTGAAATGCCTGTTCTCTCAACGTTGATAAAACACTGGGGAAATGCATTCCCCGTAAAGAGGGGAAGGGCAGATTTAACAGCCCTTAAAACAGCCTTAGAGGTTTTAGGAAAAGGGGAATTGGTTTGTATTTTTCCGGAAGGACAGAGAGCTCCAGCCGGCAGGTTTGTTAGACCAAAGTGGGGAGCAGGAATGGTTGCTTTAAAGTCGGGAGTTCCAGTTGTTCCATGTTTAATAGAGGGAAGTGAGGCTCTGATAGGTAAGGAAAAACTCATAGGAGGAGTACCGAGAGTTACTATTGCATTTGGTAAGCCCTTTCAATTAGATTTAGAGGATAGAAAGGACAATTATCAAAAGGCTGCCGATTTTATAATGGAGAAAATAAAGGAGCTAAAGGGTGAAGATAAAAGTAGCTAAGAGTGCAGGTTTCTGCTGGGGAGTTAAGAGAGCCGTAAATATGGCAGTTGACTCTGTCAAAAAGGCAGGAGGAAGAGCTCTCTGCTTAGGGGAACTCATTCACAACAAAAGGGAGATAGAGAGGTTAAAAAATTTGGGAATGGTCTTTATTGAGGATATGAACGATTTGAGAAAAGGGGACACAGTTGTAATCAGGTCTCACGGTGTTTCTCCAAAAGTTCTTGAGTTTCTAAAAAGAAAGGGAGTTGAAATCGTAGATGCAACCTGTCCCTTTGTTAAGGACGTTCACGAAAAGGCAATAAAGTTGGAAGAGGAGGGATATCCCGTTCTAATCTTGGGTAATGCCCGCCACCCTGAGGTTATAGGAATTGCTGGACATGTAAAGAATCCAATGATAATTGGTAGTTTAGAGGAGATAAAAAAACTTCCTCTTATGAAAAAGTTGGGTGTTGTATGCCAGACAACCTTAAATCTCTCCTTTTTTAAGGAGGCAGTTTCTATTCTGTCTTTAAAGGTGAAAGATTTGAAAGTTTACAATACAATCTGCAGTGCAACTTCCGTAAGACAGAAGGAAACGTTAAAGCTTGCTAAAGAAGTTGATGTTATGTTTGTTATCGGTGGGAAGAATAGTTCGAATACAACAAAACTCTACCAGATAGCGAAGGAGGTTAATCCAAGAACTTACCA harbors:
- a CDS encoding protoglobin domain-containing protein, with protein sequence MSLAAGVDYRDLERLFDYFEIRDKDVKNLRFLGNILLPYKEEFADAFYDNLMKFEDIKEYIPEAKLQRLKRTIKIWYERLFSGRYDSEYLLYLLRIAKVHVEEGIPPHYIIVAMNFVSRFCSRRIANFFSEKAKVFFEDYRREQEKVCDPSKAEIVEGFILEEVFERMEDLNRSLRKILALNEDVLVSYYVDAELRTFFEAGKVERAAIKFSKKFAVFMDIAILIGLMFLAVFVIALFGMDIYHFFHGDLAHSLIAAMGDLLILWTVLELLNSEIKFMLGGELAVSAFVSVALAATIREALVVSLEHGKPIEFKLGIGALILILGIVYGIVKWFEIKRKKKLGE
- the dapB gene encoding 4-hydroxy-tetrahydrodipicolinate reductase, whose amino-acid sequence is MVKLAVAGAKGRMGSLIANLALQESDFKLVGVTEKPDSEFIGSEFSRGVKFYSSLREFEERPDVLIDFTTPNATLKNIEDAKTLGVSLVIGTTGFSEEEKRIIEEASKVIPIVFSPNMSLGVNILFKIVGEVTRALKDKGYDVEIFEIHHRFKKDAPSGTAVRLAEIVAENLGKNLEDVAVYGRKGLVGERKPDEIGILSSRMGDVVGDHTVFFGTLGERLELTHRATSRETFARGALIAAKWVFDKKPGLYTMFDVLEI
- the hisA gene encoding 1-(5-phosphoribosyl)-5-[(5-phosphoribosylamino)methylideneamino]imidazole-4-carboxamide isomerase; amino-acid sequence: MFEVIPAVDIKGGKCVRLYQGRADREKVYFENPVEVAKRWENLGARRVHVVDLDGAFEGIPKNLPIVREIVEELSIPVQFGGGVRTLKALEELFKAGVDRVVVGTVAVENPELFKEMVKEFPNKVVVGIDAKNGIATTKGWVELSGIPAVELAKRVDDENIWGFVYTDISRDGTLTSPNFEEVEKFASSVTHPVIASGGVSKLEDLVKLSKIKNVFGAIVGRALYEGTVDLKEALEVLSGA
- a CDS encoding T4 RnlA family RNA ligase, with the translated sequence MELNLDRALKEIENNKYFKVLERENLTKVSYRYNAPFVFDSPLKRELRGITFDRKTGSVVSRPFHKFFNLNEVEETKEERLRGEYIFREKLDGTMLHPVLINNKVKLLTQKGFSNPYTEKGEELLKKNDNLLNFTKELLNKGFTPIFELISPEFQLVIPYDKDELFLTEIRENKSGRYYLEEWENEIKERGIKIPRKFYGRLKDLLKLIENRESIEGFVLKDFSKKEPFPLFVKVKSPWYVEHHYAFTYLNNIPDHKFFNIFLQGRVDDIFSRVTNENLVREKEERLKKLTNLYTDLLSLVEKLSEVYGSSKFDEVFEREVKKLRKKYGRDFSKLKIQENYLKEAVRIAKTGGKYESYLGTKFYTMLKTKEIELLK
- the thrB gene encoding homoserine kinase yields the protein MRFKVSVPASTSNLGPGFDALGLALSLYNEFLFEPSDFYSVEIEGEGKEELPKDESNLFLKTYRSTMEYLGLNQPIKVKLINRIPLGRGLGSSATAIVGGILAAERISGKKLSLPEVIDIAFKFEPHPDNVLPAYTGGFVVAATNGDLHYIKLDWPDDLKVVIVVPELFLSTEDSRSVLPESYPKKDVIFNIQRVALLLGALQKRDYGLLKEAVKDRIHQPYRCDLIPSFWEVVSEGYKAGAYAVYLSGAGSCIGALADGNFDEIGRAMCNVFDALGIESRYLVLDVDRDGAKIEEL
- the rsmH gene encoding 16S rRNA (cytosine(1402)-N(4))-methyltransferase RsmH → MKGEIYHPPVLLKESLGYLKADKGGIFVDATLGGGGHTEAILRANPKNRVIGIDRDEEAIERALKRLESFGDRVSIYHANFSQIGKVLEEEGIDRVDGILFDLGVSHFHLRGERGFTVWKEQPLDMRMDRRQKLTAKDVVNKLSERELSEIIFKYGEERFARKIAREIVRRRKKKEIETTKELAEIVESVIPKKLWAGRKKHPAVKTFQAIRIYVNREFEEIERGIPEAAEFVKTGGRIVVITFHSLEDRLVKNILKNLENFKVVTKKPVQPTEEEVRENPASRSAKLRAVERIG
- a CDS encoding ferritin-like domain-containing protein yields the protein MNRRDILKLLFGSLFSFVVPVYSEAEIVKEDKFVTFCNLAISHEYGAICQYINHSGIIQDKSVKKILEMNMMDEILHARSLTEILVKEGATPTVAIWPPQTGLQFEKLIEEDINGENQAIKLYSTILDLKESSKWRDSIYSFLKREELHRSRLVGILNAKKTNK
- a CDS encoding HD-GYP domain-containing protein — protein: MLKRLISSTYGKLLITSAFLFLGALILVYFGIKNYLSEGLEKKFKERCQLETKLLASYSWELIKNYEYTQLYKVLEDTVRQDRNLSCLGIYEYGFPLVSVGNCKNKEICKNSLLNEPCYYKVTYEFNTTPVLEFSAYFSTQEIINLIAEIRKFVIVLFLAVFSSMLSILFYVYFKINKRVSEIVTAIKGWNEGKLKTLKQKSWLESGNEFADIIKSVLEMYSNLEKGREIDNKLLLFSKELLNSIVDSDNLDEFLGRTYATLKKFFNIDAVLEYLSEERKVKIEIRDSADVPENILKTILNMVHQGISVLEKKKELEDLLMGAVRALANAVDAMSPWTRGHSERVAEISVILGRKLGLDKKDLRLLEIGALLHDIGKLGVPQSIIDKPGKLTEEEFEIVKKHPEIGYKILEPIQELSDVLPIVLYHHERCNGSGYPKGLKCNEIPLLAKIVAVADVVEAMTAERPYKKSHSLDYVINYILENSGEDKLFDERVVRALCESKEEIRKILSEPTEQ
- a CDS encoding P-II family nitrogen regulator, whose translation is MKKIEAIIKPFKLDEVKEALTEIGISGMTVSEVKGFGRQKGHTELYRGAEYVIDLIPKIKLEIVVSENLVEKALDVIVNSARTGKIGDGKIFVIPVEDAVRIRTGERGDEAL
- a CDS encoding ammonium transporter; translated protein: MRKLLGALPLALMPAAAFAGKAPKLDSGDTAWMLVSTALVMLMTPAGLALFYGGMSRSKNILNTIGMSFLAYCVATVVWVLWGYTLAFGPDVGGFIGGLQKIFMHGIGTDTLSGKIPEFVFAAFQGTFAAITVALASGAVIERMKFSTWLIFSLIWVTVVYAPIAHWVWGGGFLGNDGALDFAGGTVVHINAGIAGLVLALLLGKRKGYGKTAFFPSSVVLTVLGAALLWFGWFGFNAGSELAADGVAGSAFLVTNVAASMAAISWMVTEWIFARKPTLLGAASGAVAGLVAITPAAGFVDVFGALVIGLVAGILGWFGVFVLKKKLGYDDSLDAFGVHGLNGIWGAIATGIFAVKAIGGTPGVLEGNLPQLWIQLKAVIVTIVYSSVMTVVVYFVSSILTGGARVPEEYEVEGLDSAIHGEKGFKL